The following proteins are co-located in the Hemitrygon akajei chromosome 25, sHemAka1.3, whole genome shotgun sequence genome:
- the LOC140716391 gene encoding uncharacterized protein: MNPYQCPICGKRFKQSGNLIAHQRVHTGEKPFTCPDCGKLFAYRSNFVVHQRIHTGKKPFTCSDCGKGFTQSSELMKHQRVHTGEKPFSCSECGKEFSRSSGLQSHRRVHTGEKPFTCSECGKGFTQLSNLANHKRVHTGEKPYICSECGKGFTQLSNMFTHQRVHRGEKPFICSECGKGFTQSSHLTTHQRMHTGERPFICSECGKAFTDSRYLFRHQLIHSGVKPFTCSDCGKRFTHSCELLKHQQVHTEERPFTCSECGRGFTEQHYLKRHQRVHTGEKPYVCSECGKSFTQINNLKSHQRVHTGERPFTCSECGKGFTQLSNLRTHQRIHTGEKPFICSECGKGFTQPSSLLTHQRVHTGEKPFICSECGKGFSKRPYLLTHQRIHTGEKPFKCSVCGKGFSQRLYLVTHQRIHTGEKPFICSECGRGFNQRCSLKKHKQVHTGEKLFICSECGKKFTRPSNLVKHQRVHTRDKD, translated from the coding sequence ATGAACCCCTATCAGTGTCCAATCTGCGGGAAACGCTTCAAGCAATCGGGCAATCTGATCgcacaccagcgggttcacaccggggagaagccgttcacctgccctGACTGCGGGAAACTGTTCGCCTACCGCTCCAACTTCGTGGTGCACCAGCGGATCCACACCGGAAagaaaccgttcacctgttcTGACTGCGGGAAGGGGTTCACACAGTCATCGGAGCTGATGAAGCACCAGCgcgttcacaccggggagaagccgttctcTTGCTCGGAGTGTGGGAAGGAGTTCAGCCGTTCATCTGGTCTGCAGAGCCAccggcgagttcacaccggggagaagccgtttacTTGCTCTgagtgcgggaagggattcacgcaGTTATCAAACTTGGCCAACCACAAGCGAGTacacaccggggagaaaccgtaCATCTGCTCTgagtgcgggaagggattcacgcaGTTATCCAACATGTttacacaccagcgagttcaccgAGGGGAGAAGCCCTttatctgctctgaatgtgggaaaggattcactcagtcatctcacctgACGACCCACCAGCGAAtgcacaccggggagaggccgttcatctgctccgaGTGTGGTAAGGCATTCACTGATTCCCGTTACCTGTTCAGACACCAGCTGATCCACAGCGGggtgaagccgttcacctgctccgactgtgggaagcGGTTCACTCATTCGTGTGAGCTGCTGAAACACCAGCAGGTACACACGgaggagagaccgttcacctgctccgagtgTGGGAGGGGCTTCACTGAACAACATTACCTgaagagacaccagcgagttcacacgggGGAGAAACCGTACGTCTGCTCGGAGTGCGGGAAGAGTTTCACTCAGATAAACAACCTGAAGtcccaccagcgagttcacacgggggaaaggccgttcacctgctcggagtgtgggaaaggattcactcagctGTCCAACCTGCGAAcgcaccagcgaattcacaccggggagaaaccgtttATCTGCTCTgagtgcgggaagggattcactcagccaTCTTCCCTGTTGACTCACCagagagttcacaccggggagaagccgttcatctgctccgagtgtgggaagggattcagtaaaCGACCTTACCTGTTGAcccaccagcgaattcacaccggggagaaaccattcaaATGCTCGgtgtgcgggaagggattcagtcaaaGATTGTACCTGGTCAcccaccagcgaattcacaccggggagaaaccgttcatctgCTCCGAGTGCGGGAGGGGATTCAATCAGCGATGCAGCCTgaagaaacacaagcaagttcacacgggggagaagctgttcatctGTTCCGAGTGTGGGAAGAAGTTCACTCGGCCATCTAACCTggtgaaacaccagcgagttcacactagggacAAGGATTGA
- the LOC140716430 gene encoding zinc finger X-chromosomal protein-like, translated as MEVTDSQTSPEPTPPSQTPDSTDMNPYQCPHCGKRFKRSSKLIEHQRVHTGEKPFIGSECGKGVADSLTWDTPRRHDGGYMSLGV; from the exons ATGGAGGTAACAGATTCACAAACCTCCCCGGAGCCAACCCCGCCGTCACAAACTCCTGACTCCACAGACATGAACCCCTATCAGTGTCCACACTGCGGGAAACGCTTCAAACGATCGAGCAAGCTGATTGaacaccagcgggttcacaccggggagaagccgttcatcggCTCCGAGTGTGGGAAGGGAGTCGCCGATTCCCTTACGTG GGATACACCTAGAAGGCATGATGGCGGCTACatgtcattaggagtttga